A window from Streptomyces sp. NBC_00271 encodes these proteins:
- a CDS encoding integration host factor, whose amino-acid sequence MALPPLTPEQRAAALEKAAAARRERAEVKNRLKHSGASLHEVIKQGQENDVIGKMKVSALLESLPGVGKVRAKQIMERLGISESRRVRGLGSNQIASLEREFGGSGA is encoded by the coding sequence GTGGCTCTTCCGCCCCTTACCCCTGAACAGCGCGCAGCCGCGCTCGAAAAGGCCGCCGCGGCTCGCCGGGAGCGGGCCGAGGTCAAGAATCGACTCAAGCACTCCGGCGCCTCCCTTCACGAGGTCATCAAGCAGGGCCAGGAGAACGACGTCATCGGCAAGATGAAGGTCTCCGCTCTCCTGGAGTCCCTGCCGGGCGTGGGCAAGGTCCGCGCCAAGCAGATCATGGAGCGACTCGGTATCTCCGAGAGCCGCCGCGTACGCGGCCTCGGCTCGAACCAGATCGCTTCTCTGGAGCGTGAGTTCGGCGGCTCCGGCGCCTGA
- the gmk gene encoding guanylate kinase — protein MSERPRLTVLSGPSGVGKSTVVAHMRKEHPEVWLSVSATTRKPRPGEKHGVHYFFVSDEEMDKLIANGELLEWAEFAGNRYGTPRAAVLEHLESGVPVLLEIDLQGARQVRESMSEALLVFLAPPSWDELVRRLTGRGTEPPEVIERRLEAAKIELAAEPEFDVTLVNTSVEDVARELLALVEVV, from the coding sequence ATGAGTGAACGACCGCGGCTGACCGTGCTCTCCGGCCCCTCTGGGGTCGGCAAGAGCACGGTCGTCGCCCATATGCGCAAGGAACACCCCGAGGTCTGGCTCTCGGTGTCGGCGACGACCCGCAAGCCGCGCCCCGGTGAGAAGCATGGAGTCCACTACTTCTTCGTCTCCGACGAGGAGATGGACAAGCTGATCGCCAACGGCGAGCTGCTGGAGTGGGCCGAATTCGCCGGCAACCGCTACGGGACGCCGCGTGCCGCCGTCCTGGAGCACCTGGAGTCGGGTGTGCCCGTCCTCCTGGAGATCGACCTCCAGGGTGCACGGCAGGTCCGTGAGTCCATGTCGGAGGCCCTGCTCGTGTTCCTGGCTCCGCCCTCCTGGGACGAGCTGGTGCGCAGGCTCACCGGACGGGGCACCGAACCGCCCGAGGTGATCGAGCGCCGCCTGGAGGCGGCCAAGATCGAACTGGCGGCCGAGCCGGAGTTCGATGTCACCCTGGTCAACACCTCCGTCGAGGACGTGGCGCGTGAGCTGCTAGCCTTGGTGGAAGTTGTTTGA
- a CDS encoding PH-like domain-containing protein, translating into MAASMAAEQKSADVTDWAARIGWLVGLVLFVALVYWLMREGWKWRGTLQSDLPELPTAPEDTGPAKLSMSGRYHGSTTAGQWLDRIVAHGLGTRSRVELTLTDAGLDVVRPGATDFFIPAEALREALLGKGIAGKVLSEGGLLVVTWAHGDKLIDSGFRSDRAAEHTEWVDALNNMINKSTKTEGAR; encoded by the coding sequence ATGGCCGCCTCCATGGCTGCCGAACAGAAGTCGGCCGACGTGACCGACTGGGCCGCCCGGATCGGCTGGCTCGTCGGCCTCGTGCTGTTCGTCGCCCTCGTCTACTGGCTGATGCGCGAGGGCTGGAAGTGGCGCGGCACCCTTCAGAGTGACCTGCCGGAGCTGCCCACCGCGCCGGAAGACACGGGCCCGGCGAAACTGAGCATGAGCGGCCGTTACCACGGCTCCACCACCGCCGGGCAGTGGCTGGACCGCATCGTGGCGCACGGCCTGGGCACCCGAAGCCGGGTCGAGCTCACGCTGACGGACGCGGGCCTGGACGTCGTACGCCCCGGCGCCACCGACTTCTTCATCCCGGCCGAGGCACTGCGCGAGGCCCTGCTCGGCAAGGGCATCGCCGGGAAGGTCCTCAGTGAGGGCGGTCTGCTCGTCGTCACCTGGGCGCACGGCGACAAGCTGATCGACTCCGGTTTCCGCTCGGACCGCGCGGCCGAGCACACCGAGTGGGTCGACGCACTGAACAACATGATCAACAAGAGCACCAAGACGGAAGGCGCACGATGA
- the carB gene encoding carbamoyl-phosphate synthase large subunit — protein MPKRTDIQSVLVIGSGPIVIGQAAEFDYSGTQACRVLRAEGLRVILVNSNPATIMTDPEIADATYVEPITPEFVEKIIAKERPDVLLPTLGGQTALNTAISMHEQGVLAKYGVELIGANVEAINKGEDRDLFKGVVEAVREKIGHGESARSVICHSMDDVLKGVDTLGGYPVVVRPSFTMGGAGSGFAHDEEELRRIAGQGLTLSPTTEVLLEESILGWKEYELELMRDKNDNVVVVCSIENFDPMGVHTGDSITVAPAMTLTDREYQRLRDIGIAIIREVGVDTGGCNIQFAVNPDDGRIIVIEMNPRVSRSSALASKATGFPIAKIAAKLAVGYTLDEIPNDITEKTPASFEPTLDYVVVKAPRFAFEKFPSADSTLTTTMKSVGEAMAIGRNFTEALQKALRSLEKKGSQFTFVGEPGDKALLLEESVRPTDGRINSVMQAIRAGATPEEVFESTKIDPWFVDQLFLIKEIADELAAADKLDPELLAEAKRHGFSDAQIAEIRGLREDVVREVRHALGVRPVYKTVDTCAAEFAAKTPYFYSSYDEETEVAPREKPAVIILGSGPNRIGQGIEFDYSCVHASFALSDAGYETVMVNCNPETVSTDYDTSDRLYFEPLTLEDVLEIVHAESLAGPIAGVIVQLGGQTPLGLAQALKDNGVPVVGTSPEAIHAAEDRGAFGRVLAEAGLPAPKHGTATTFAEAKAIADEIGYPVLVRPSYVLGGRGMEIVYDETRLSSYIAESTEISPSRPVLVDRFLDDAIEIDVDALYDGEELYLGGVMEHIEEAGIHSGDSACALPPITLGGFDIKRLRASTEAIAKGVGVRGLINIQFAMAGDILYVLEANPRASRTVPFTSKATAVPLAKAAARISLGATVAELRAEGLLPAHGDGGELPLDAPISVKEAVMPWSRFRDIHGRGVDTVLGPEMRSTGEVMGIDSVFGTAYAKSQAGAYGPLPTKGRAFISVANRDKRSMIFPARELVAHGFELMATSGTAEVLKRNGINATVVRKQSEGTGPNGERTIVQLIHDGEVDLIVNTPYGTGGRLDGYEIRTAAVARSVPCLTTVQALAAAVQGIDALNHGDVGVRSLQEHAEHLTAARD, from the coding sequence GTGCCTAAGCGCACCGATATCCAGTCCGTCCTGGTCATCGGCTCCGGCCCGATCGTCATCGGCCAGGCCGCCGAGTTCGACTACTCCGGCACCCAGGCGTGCCGCGTCCTGCGCGCCGAGGGCCTGAGGGTCATCCTGGTCAACTCCAACCCGGCGACGATCATGACCGACCCGGAGATCGCCGACGCCACGTACGTCGAGCCGATCACCCCCGAGTTCGTCGAGAAGATCATCGCCAAGGAGCGCCCGGACGTCCTGCTGCCGACCCTCGGCGGCCAGACGGCCCTCAACACCGCGATCTCCATGCACGAGCAGGGTGTGCTGGCGAAGTACGGCGTCGAGCTCATCGGCGCCAACGTCGAGGCGATCAACAAGGGCGAGGACCGCGACCTCTTCAAGGGCGTCGTCGAGGCCGTGCGCGAGAAGATCGGCCACGGCGAGTCCGCCCGGTCCGTCATCTGCCACTCCATGGACGACGTCCTCAAGGGCGTCGACACGCTCGGCGGCTACCCCGTCGTCGTCCGCCCCTCCTTCACCATGGGCGGCGCCGGCTCCGGCTTCGCGCACGACGAGGAGGAGCTGCGCCGCATCGCCGGCCAGGGCCTCACGCTCTCCCCGACCACCGAGGTGCTCCTGGAGGAGTCCATCCTCGGCTGGAAGGAGTACGAGCTGGAGCTGATGCGCGACAAGAACGACAACGTCGTGGTCGTCTGCTCCATCGAGAACTTCGACCCGATGGGCGTCCACACCGGCGACTCCATCACCGTCGCGCCGGCGATGACGCTGACCGACCGCGAGTACCAGCGGCTGCGCGACATCGGCATCGCGATCATCCGCGAGGTCGGCGTCGACACCGGCGGCTGCAACATCCAGTTCGCGGTGAACCCCGACGACGGCCGCATCATCGTCATCGAGATGAACCCGCGCGTCTCACGTTCCTCGGCGCTCGCCTCCAAGGCGACCGGCTTCCCGATCGCCAAGATCGCCGCGAAGCTCGCCGTCGGCTACACGCTCGACGAGATCCCGAACGACATCACGGAGAAGACCCCGGCCTCCTTCGAGCCGACGCTCGACTACGTGGTCGTGAAGGCCCCGCGCTTCGCCTTCGAGAAGTTCCCGTCCGCCGACTCCACCCTGACGACCACGATGAAGTCGGTCGGCGAGGCCATGGCGATCGGCCGCAACTTCACCGAGGCGCTGCAGAAGGCGCTGCGGTCGCTGGAGAAGAAGGGCAGCCAGTTCACGTTCGTCGGCGAGCCCGGTGACAAGGCTCTTCTCCTGGAAGAGTCCGTGCGGCCCACCGACGGCCGGATCAACTCCGTCATGCAGGCCATCCGCGCGGGCGCCACGCCCGAGGAGGTCTTCGAGTCGACGAAGATCGACCCGTGGTTCGTCGACCAGCTCTTCCTGATCAAGGAGATCGCGGACGAGCTGGCCGCCGCCGACAAGCTCGACCCCGAGCTGCTCGCCGAGGCCAAGCGGCACGGCTTCTCCGACGCCCAGATCGCCGAGATCCGCGGGCTGCGCGAGGACGTGGTGCGCGAGGTGCGGCACGCGCTGGGCGTGCGCCCGGTGTACAAGACGGTCGACACCTGCGCCGCCGAGTTCGCGGCGAAGACGCCGTACTTCTACTCCTCCTACGACGAGGAGACCGAGGTCGCGCCGCGCGAGAAGCCCGCGGTGATCATCCTGGGCTCCGGCCCGAACCGCATCGGCCAGGGCATCGAGTTCGACTACTCCTGCGTCCACGCCTCCTTCGCGCTCAGCGACGCGGGCTACGAGACCGTGATGGTCAACTGCAACCCCGAGACCGTCTCCACGGACTACGACACCTCCGACCGTCTGTACTTCGAGCCGCTGACGCTCGAGGACGTGCTGGAGATCGTCCACGCCGAGTCGCTGGCCGGCCCGATCGCCGGTGTCATCGTCCAGCTCGGCGGGCAGACCCCGCTGGGCCTGGCCCAGGCGCTCAAGGACAACGGCGTGCCGGTCGTCGGCACGTCCCCCGAGGCGATCCACGCCGCGGAGGACCGCGGCGCCTTCGGACGCGTCCTCGCGGAGGCCGGGCTCCCGGCCCCCAAGCACGGCACCGCCACCACCTTCGCCGAGGCCAAGGCCATCGCGGACGAGATCGGCTACCCGGTCCTCGTACGGCCGTCGTACGTCCTCGGCGGGCGCGGCATGGAGATCGTGTACGACGAGACCCGGCTGTCGTCCTACATCGCCGAGTCGACCGAGATCAGCCCCTCCCGGCCGGTCCTGGTCGACCGCTTCCTCGACGACGCGATCGAGATCGACGTCGACGCCCTGTACGACGGCGAGGAGCTGTACCTCGGCGGCGTGATGGAGCACATCGAGGAGGCCGGCATCCACTCCGGCGACTCGGCGTGCGCGCTGCCGCCGATCACGCTGGGCGGCTTCGACATCAAGCGCCTGCGGGCCTCGACGGAGGCCATCGCCAAGGGTGTCGGGGTGCGCGGCCTGATCAACATCCAGTTCGCGATGGCCGGCGACATCCTGTACGTCCTCGAAGCCAACCCGCGCGCCTCGCGCACGGTCCCCTTCACCTCGAAGGCGACCGCGGTGCCGCTGGCGAAGGCCGCCGCCCGGATCTCGCTGGGCGCGACCGTCGCCGAGCTGCGGGCGGAGGGGCTGCTCCCCGCGCACGGTGACGGCGGCGAGCTGCCGCTCGACGCGCCGATCTCCGTCAAGGAGGCCGTCATGCCGTGGTCGCGCTTCCGTGACATCCACGGACGCGGCGTCGACACCGTCCTCGGCCCGGAGATGCGCTCCACCGGTGAGGTCATGGGCATCGACTCCGTCTTCGGCACGGCGTACGCCAAGTCCCAGGCGGGTGCCTACGGTCCGCTGCCGACCAAGGGCCGCGCCTTCATCTCGGTCGCCAACCGCGACAAGCGCTCGATGATCTTCCCGGCGCGTGAGCTGGTCGCGCACGGCTTCGAGCTGATGGCCACCTCCGGCACGGCCGAGGTGCTCAAGCGCAACGGCATCAACGCGACGGTCGTGCGCAAGCAGTCCGAGGGCACGGGACCGAACGGCGAGCGGACCATCGTCCAGCTGATCCACGACGGCGAGGTCGACCTCATCGTCAACACGCCGTACGGCACCGGTGGCCGCCTCGACGGCTACGAGATCCGTACGGCCGCGGTGGCACGCTCCGTGCCGTGCCTGACGACCGTTCAGGCACTCGCCGCCGCCGTCCAGGGCATCGACGCGCTCAACCACGGCGACGTGGGCGTGCGTTCACTCCAGGAACACGCCGAACATCTGACAGCGGCCCGCGACTAG
- a CDS encoding aspartate carbamoyltransferase catalytic subunit — protein MQRHLISAADLTRDDAVLILDTAEEMARVADRPIKKLPTLRGRTVVNLFFEDSTRTRISFEAAEKRLSADVINFTAKGSSVSKGESLKDTAQTLEAMGVDAVVIRHGASGAPYRLATSGWIDAAVINAGDGTHQHPTQALLDAFTMRRRLVGRDAGIGQDLSGKRITIVGDILHSRVARSNVDLLHTLGAEVTLVAPPTLVPVGVGSWPCEISYDLDSTLSKSDAVMMLRVQRERMNAAFFPTEREYSRRYGLDGDRMAKMPEHAIVMHPGPMVRGMEITAEVADSDRCTVVEQVANGVSIRMAVLYLLLGGNEPAVTHTRTEEK, from the coding sequence ATGCAGCGTCATCTCATCTCGGCCGCCGACCTCACCCGCGACGACGCCGTCCTGATCCTCGACACCGCCGAGGAGATGGCCCGGGTCGCCGACCGGCCGATCAAAAAGCTGCCGACCCTGCGCGGCCGCACCGTCGTCAACCTCTTCTTCGAGGACTCGACCCGTACCCGGATCTCCTTCGAGGCCGCCGAGAAGCGCCTCTCCGCGGACGTCATCAACTTCACCGCCAAGGGTTCCTCGGTGTCCAAGGGGGAGTCCCTGAAGGACACCGCCCAGACCCTCGAAGCCATGGGCGTCGACGCCGTCGTCATTCGGCACGGCGCCTCCGGAGCCCCGTACCGGCTCGCCACCTCCGGCTGGATCGACGCCGCCGTCATCAACGCGGGTGACGGCACCCACCAGCACCCCACGCAGGCCCTGCTCGACGCCTTCACCATGCGCCGCCGCCTGGTCGGCCGCGACGCCGGGATCGGTCAGGACCTGTCCGGCAAGCGCATCACGATCGTCGGCGACATCCTGCACAGCCGGGTCGCCCGCTCCAACGTCGACCTGCTGCACACCCTCGGCGCCGAGGTCACCCTCGTCGCCCCGCCCACCCTGGTGCCGGTCGGCGTCGGGTCCTGGCCCTGCGAGATCTCGTACGACCTCGACAGCACCCTCTCCAAGTCCGACGCGGTGATGATGCTGCGCGTCCAGCGCGAGCGGATGAACGCGGCGTTCTTCCCCACCGAGCGCGAGTACTCGCGGCGCTACGGCCTCGACGGCGACCGCATGGCGAAAATGCCCGAGCACGCCATCGTGATGCACCCCGGCCCGATGGTCCGCGGCATGGAGATCACCGCCGAGGTCGCCGACTCCGACCGCTGCACCGTCGTCGAGCAGGTCGCGAACGGCGTCTCGATCCGCATGGCCGTGCTCTACCTGCTCCTGGGCGGCAACGAGCCCGCCGTCACCCACACCCGTACCGAGGAGAAGTAA
- a CDS encoding dihydroorotase produces MSKILIRGAKVLGGEPQDVLIDGAVIAAVGTGLPDEGAEVVEAEGKVLLPGLVDLHTHLREPGREDSETVLTGTRAAASGGYTAVFAMANTFPVADTAGVVEQVYRLGQEHGYCDVQPIGAVTVGLEGKKLAELGAMHESAAGVTVFSDDGKCVDDAVIMRRALEYVKAFGGVVAQHAQEPRLTEGAQMNEGVVSAELGLGGWPAVAEESIIARDVLLAEHVGSRVHICHLSTAGSVEIVRWAKSRGIDVTAEVTPHHLLLTDELVRTYNPVYKVNPPLRTERDVTALREALADGTIDIVATDHAPHPHEDKDCEWAAAAMGMVGLETALSVVQQTMVETGLLDWAGVADRMSFKPARIGRAAGHGRPVSAGEPANLTLVDTAYRGSVDPAGFASRSRNTPYEGRELPGRVTHTWLRGKATLVDGKLA; encoded by the coding sequence ATGAGCAAGATCCTGATCCGCGGTGCGAAGGTGCTCGGGGGCGAGCCGCAGGACGTACTGATCGACGGCGCCGTGATCGCGGCGGTCGGTACCGGTCTCCCGGACGAGGGCGCCGAGGTCGTCGAGGCCGAGGGCAAGGTCCTCCTGCCGGGCCTCGTCGACCTGCACACCCATCTGCGGGAGCCCGGGCGCGAGGACTCCGAGACCGTCCTGACCGGTACGCGAGCGGCGGCGAGCGGCGGCTACACCGCCGTGTTCGCCATGGCCAACACCTTCCCCGTAGCCGACACCGCCGGTGTGGTCGAGCAGGTCTACCGGCTCGGCCAGGAGCACGGCTACTGCGACGTGCAGCCCATCGGCGCCGTCACGGTCGGCCTGGAGGGCAAGAAGCTCGCCGAGCTGGGCGCGATGCACGAGTCCGCGGCCGGCGTCACGGTCTTCTCCGACGACGGCAAGTGCGTGGACGACGCGGTGATCATGCGGCGGGCCCTGGAGTACGTGAAGGCCTTCGGCGGTGTGGTCGCGCAGCACGCGCAGGAGCCCCGCCTCACCGAGGGCGCCCAGATGAACGAGGGCGTCGTCTCCGCCGAGCTGGGACTCGGGGGCTGGCCCGCGGTGGCCGAAGAATCGATCATCGCCCGGGATGTCCTGCTCGCCGAGCACGTCGGCTCACGCGTCCACATCTGCCACCTGTCGACCGCCGGCAGCGTCGAGATCGTGCGCTGGGCCAAGTCCCGCGGCATCGACGTCACCGCCGAGGTCACCCCGCACCACCTCCTCCTCACCGACGAGCTGGTCCGCACGTACAACCCGGTCTACAAGGTCAACCCGCCGCTGCGCACCGAGCGCGACGTGACGGCGCTGCGCGAGGCGCTCGCCGACGGCACGATCGACATCGTCGCCACCGACCACGCGCCGCACCCGCACGAGGACAAGGACTGCGAGTGGGCCGCAGCCGCCATGGGCATGGTGGGGCTCGAGACCGCGCTCTCCGTCGTCCAGCAGACGATGGTGGAGACCGGGCTGCTGGACTGGGCCGGCGTCGCCGACCGTATGTCCTTCAAGCCCGCCCGCATCGGGCGGGCCGCGGGCCACGGCCGTCCCGTCTCGGCAGGTGAGCCCGCCAACCTCACGCTCGTCGACACGGCATACCGTGGGTCCGTGGACCCCGCGGGCTTCGCCTCGCGCAGCCGCAACACCCCCTACGAGGGCCGTGAGCTGCCGGGCCGGGTCACGCACACCTGGCTGCGGGGCAAGGCCACCCTCGTCGACGGGAAGCTCGCGTGA
- the rpoZ gene encoding DNA-directed RNA polymerase subunit omega, whose translation MSSSITAPEGIINPPIDELLEATDSKYSLVIYAAKRARQINAYYSQLGEGLLEYVGPLVDTHVHEKPLSIALREINAGLLTSEAVEGPAQ comes from the coding sequence GTGTCCTCTTCCATTACCGCTCCCGAGGGCATCATCAACCCTCCGATCGACGAGCTCCTCGAGGCCACCGACTCGAAGTACAGCCTCGTGATCTACGCGGCCAAGCGCGCCCGTCAGATCAACGCGTACTACTCGCAGCTCGGCGAGGGTCTCCTCGAGTACGTCGGTCCGCTCGTCGACACCCACGTCCACGAGAAGCCGCTGTCGATCGCCCTGCGCGAGATCAACGCGGGTCTGCTGACGTCCGAGGCCGTCGAGGGCCCCGCGCAGTAG
- a CDS encoding quinone-dependent dihydroorotate dehydrogenase: MYKLFFRLVFKRMDPEQAHHLAFRWIRLAARIPVLRTFVAAALAPRHKELRTEAFGLRMHGPFGLAAGFDKNAVAIDGMSMLGFDHIEIGTVTGEPQRGNPKKRLFRLVPDRALINRMGFNNEGSAAVSERLAARTPVFRTVVGVNIGKTKVVPEEEAVGDYVKSTERLARHADYLVVNVSSPNTPGLRNLQATEALRPLLSAVREAADRAVTDRRVPLLVKIAPDLADEDVDAVADLAVELGLDGIIATNTTIAREGLGLKSEPSLVKEAGGLSGAPLKARSLEVLRRLYARVGDRITLVGVGGIENAEDAWQRILAGATLVQGYSAFIYEGPFWGRAIHKGLAARLRTSPYATLADAVGADVRKSA; this comes from the coding sequence ATGTACAAGCTTTTCTTCCGGCTGGTCTTCAAGCGGATGGACCCCGAACAGGCCCATCACCTCGCCTTCCGCTGGATCCGGCTCGCCGCCCGTATCCCCGTGCTGCGTACGTTCGTCGCCGCCGCGCTCGCGCCCCGCCACAAGGAGCTGCGGACCGAGGCGTTCGGCCTGCGGATGCACGGTCCCTTCGGGCTCGCGGCGGGCTTCGACAAGAACGCCGTCGCGATCGACGGGATGTCGATGCTCGGCTTCGACCACATCGAGATCGGCACGGTCACGGGGGAGCCGCAGCGGGGCAACCCCAAGAAGCGGCTGTTCCGCCTTGTGCCGGACCGGGCGCTGATCAACCGCATGGGGTTCAACAACGAGGGCTCCGCGGCCGTCAGCGAGCGCCTGGCGGCCCGCACGCCCGTCTTCAGGACCGTCGTGGGCGTCAACATCGGCAAGACCAAGGTCGTCCCCGAGGAGGAGGCCGTCGGCGACTACGTGAAGTCGACCGAGCGGCTCGCCCGGCACGCGGACTACCTCGTGGTGAACGTGAGCTCGCCGAACACGCCCGGCCTGCGCAACCTGCAGGCCACCGAGGCACTGCGGCCGCTGCTGAGCGCCGTCCGCGAGGCCGCCGACCGCGCGGTCACCGACCGGCGCGTGCCGCTGCTCGTCAAGATCGCGCCCGACCTCGCGGACGAGGACGTCGACGCGGTCGCCGACCTCGCCGTCGAGCTCGGCCTGGACGGGATCATCGCCACGAACACCACCATCGCGCGCGAGGGACTCGGTCTGAAGTCCGAACCCTCGCTCGTCAAGGAGGCTGGCGGACTCTCGGGCGCGCCGCTGAAGGCACGCTCCCTGGAGGTGCTGCGCCGCCTCTACGCGCGCGTGGGCGACCGGATCACCCTGGTGGGCGTCGGTGGCATCGAGAACGCCGAGGACGCCTGGCAGCGCATCCTGGCCGGCGCCACGCTGGTCCAGGGGTACAGCGCGTTCATCTACGAGGGCCCCTTCTGGGGCCGGGCGATCCACAAGGGGCTCGCCGCCCGCCTCCGTACCAGCCCGTACGCCACCCTCGCCGACGCGGTCGGCGCCGACGTGAGGAAGTCCGCATGA
- the pyrF gene encoding orotidine-5'-phosphate decarboxylase, which produces MSLEPFGARLRRAMDERGPLCVGIDPHASLLTDWGLNDDIAGLERFSRTVVEALAERVAVLKPQSAFFERFGSRGIAVLEKSVEEARAAGALVVMDAKRGDIGSTMAAYAETFLRKDAPLFSDALTVSPYLGYGSLKPAVDLARESGAGLFVLALTSNPEGGEVQHAVRGDGRDVGATMLAHLAAENAGGTPLGSFGAVVGATLGDLSSYDLDINGPLLAPGIGAQGATAADLAGVFGAAVRNVVPNVSRGVLRHGPDVVALRTSAERFADEIRAAVGAA; this is translated from the coding sequence ATGAGCCTGGAACCCTTTGGCGCACGTCTTCGCCGTGCCATGGACGAGCGCGGCCCGCTGTGCGTCGGCATCGACCCGCACGCCTCGCTGCTCACCGACTGGGGTCTGAACGACGACATCGCGGGCCTGGAGCGGTTCAGCCGCACCGTCGTCGAGGCGCTGGCCGAGCGGGTCGCGGTCCTCAAGCCGCAGAGCGCGTTCTTCGAGCGGTTCGGGTCGCGGGGCATCGCCGTCCTGGAGAAGTCGGTCGAGGAGGCGCGGGCGGCCGGGGCGCTGGTCGTGATGGACGCCAAGCGCGGCGACATCGGCTCCACCATGGCCGCGTACGCGGAGACCTTCCTGCGCAAGGACGCACCGCTCTTCTCGGACGCGCTGACCGTGTCGCCGTACCTGGGCTACGGCTCGCTGAAGCCCGCGGTGGACCTGGCGCGCGAGAGCGGGGCCGGGCTCTTCGTCCTCGCGCTCACCTCGAACCCGGAGGGCGGCGAGGTGCAGCACGCGGTCCGCGGGGACGGCCGTGACGTCGGAGCGACCATGCTGGCCCACCTCGCCGCCGAGAACGCGGGAGGGACGCCGCTGGGGTCCTTCGGCGCGGTCGTCGGCGCCACGCTGGGCGATCTCTCCTCCTACGACCTGGACATCAACGGACCGCTCCTGGCACCCGGCATCGGCGCCCAGGGAGCCACGGCGGCCGATCTGGCGGGTGTCTTCGGGGCGGCGGTGCGCAATGTCGTGCCGAACGTGAGCCGGGGTGTTCTTCGTCACGGTCCCGACGTGGTCGCGCTGCGAACGTCCGCGGAGCGCTTCGCGGACGAGATCAGAGCCGCTGTGGGCGCCGCCTGA
- the carA gene encoding glutamine-hydrolyzing carbamoyl-phosphate synthase small subunit encodes MTTSNQGAASQRHKAAPAVLVLEDGRTFRGRAYGAVGVTFGEAVFSTGMTGYQETLTDPSYHRQVVVMTAPHVGNTGVNDEDPESKRIWVAGYVVRDPARVSSNWRARRSLDEELRSQGVVGISGIDTRALTRHLRERGAMRVGIFSGNALPDEGTMLAEVRQAPEMKGANLAAEVATKETYVVPAIGEKKFTVAAVDLGIKGMTPHRMAERGIEVHVLPATATAEDVYAVNPDGVFFSNGPGDPATADGPVSVMQEVLARKTPLFGICFGNQILGRALGFGTYKLKYGHRGINQPVQDRTTGKVEVTAHNHGFAVDAPLDKVSETPYGRAEVSHVCLNDQVVEGLHLLDQPAFSVQYHPEAAAGPHDAAYLFDRFVSLMEGQRA; translated from the coding sequence ATGACGACCTCCAACCAGGGAGCCGCCTCGCAGAGGCACAAGGCAGCTCCCGCCGTACTCGTCCTGGAGGACGGCCGGACCTTCCGTGGCCGCGCCTACGGGGCCGTGGGGGTGACCTTCGGCGAGGCCGTGTTCTCCACCGGGATGACCGGCTACCAGGAGACCCTCACCGACCCGTCGTACCACCGCCAGGTCGTCGTCATGACCGCCCCGCACGTCGGCAACACCGGCGTCAACGACGAGGACCCCGAGTCGAAGCGGATCTGGGTCGCCGGCTACGTCGTCCGCGACCCCGCGCGCGTGTCCTCCAACTGGCGCGCCCGGCGCTCGCTGGACGAGGAACTGCGCAGCCAGGGCGTCGTCGGCATCAGCGGTATCGACACCCGCGCCCTCACCCGTCACCTGCGTGAGCGCGGCGCCATGCGCGTCGGCATCTTCTCCGGCAACGCGCTGCCCGACGAGGGCACCATGCTCGCCGAGGTGCGCCAGGCGCCCGAGATGAAGGGCGCGAACCTCGCCGCCGAGGTCGCCACCAAGGAGACGTACGTCGTCCCCGCCATCGGCGAGAAGAAGTTCACCGTCGCCGCCGTCGACCTGGGCATCAAGGGCATGACCCCGCACCGCATGGCCGAGCGCGGCATCGAGGTGCACGTGCTGCCCGCCACGGCCACGGCCGAGGACGTGTACGCCGTGAACCCCGACGGGGTCTTCTTCTCCAACGGCCCCGGTGACCCGGCGACCGCCGACGGACCGGTGTCCGTCATGCAGGAGGTCCTCGCCCGCAAGACGCCGCTCTTCGGCATCTGCTTCGGCAACCAGATCCTGGGCCGCGCCCTCGGCTTCGGCACGTACAAGCTGAAGTACGGCCACCGCGGCATCAACCAGCCGGTGCAGGACCGTACGACCGGCAAGGTCGAGGTCACCGCGCACAACCACGGCTTCGCCGTCGACGCGCCGCTCGACAAGGTCTCCGAGACCCCCTACGGCCGCGCCGAGGTCTCCCACGTCTGCCTGAACGACCAGGTCGTCGAGGGGCTCCACCTCCTCGACCAGCCGGCCTTCAGCGTCCAGTACCACCCCGAAGCGGCAGCCGGCCCACACGACGCCGCCTACCTGTTCGACCGCTTCGTTTCCCTGATGGAGGGCCAGCGTGCCTAA